One Desulfobulbus propionicus DSM 2032 DNA segment encodes these proteins:
- a CDS encoding TraB/VirB10 family protein: MRLRERFEQLTPAGRKTVIWSVLGVLLITLTVTGYHARSGRKHDQADSAGRDLRLEEDLMEKTIFREHRRKLEDLEGLVTTMQRELDRVAKERAVAQESAAKKEPLPEIPDADTVARARESFPPPLPAAGMETPGLAVPAKERKKVGKITVVKNDTLAKDLGGQKRRTVYLPPSFMEANLLTGFDAATSGSSKNSPEPLLLRIKTPAVLPNDVKAELSGCFVVAEAVGRLDKERADVRLVSLSCLSNEGRAVIDTPVKGFVTDADSKVGLSGRVVSRMGAATVRAIVAGLFEGAGDAFKAAATTTSTSALGSTATIDSSQVGKSALGTGLSQGAQTMSDFYLDLVKQTTPVIEVGAAKKVTVIVSEGKELEIRDIRSEGLARHQPGGKR, translated from the coding sequence ATGCGCCTGCGCGAACGGTTCGAGCAACTCACGCCGGCAGGCCGGAAGACGGTCATCTGGTCCGTGCTCGGTGTCCTCCTGATCACGCTGACGGTTACCGGCTACCATGCCCGCTCGGGCCGCAAGCACGACCAGGCCGACAGTGCTGGCCGGGACCTGCGGCTCGAAGAGGACCTGATGGAGAAGACCATCTTCCGCGAACACCGCCGCAAGCTGGAAGACCTGGAAGGACTGGTGACCACCATGCAGCGGGAACTGGACCGGGTGGCCAAGGAGAGGGCGGTTGCTCAAGAATCCGCTGCCAAAAAGGAACCCCTGCCCGAGATCCCGGACGCGGACACGGTGGCGCGGGCCAGGGAATCCTTCCCGCCGCCCCTGCCGGCGGCCGGGATGGAGACACCCGGCCTGGCCGTGCCGGCAAAGGAACGCAAGAAGGTCGGCAAGATCACCGTGGTCAAGAACGACACCCTGGCCAAGGATCTGGGCGGCCAAAAGCGCCGCACGGTCTACCTGCCGCCCTCGTTCATGGAGGCCAACCTGCTCACCGGCTTTGACGCGGCCACCTCCGGGTCGAGCAAGAACAGCCCGGAACCGTTGCTGCTGCGCATCAAGACCCCGGCGGTGCTGCCCAACGACGTCAAGGCGGAGTTGTCCGGCTGCTTCGTGGTCGCCGAGGCCGTGGGCCGGCTCGACAAGGAACGAGCCGATGTGCGCCTGGTCTCGCTCTCCTGCCTGAGCAACGAGGGCCGGGCGGTGATTGACACCCCGGTCAAGGGGTTCGTCACTGACGCTGACTCCAAGGTCGGGCTGTCCGGCCGGGTGGTGTCGCGCATGGGCGCGGCCACGGTGCGGGCCATTGTCGCCGGCCTGTTCGAGGGCGCAGGCGATGCCTTCAAGGCCGCGGCCACCACCACCTCGACCTCGGCGCTCGGTTCCACCGCCACCATCGACAGCTCGCAGGTGGGCAAGTCCGCCCTGGGCACCGGCCTGTCCCAGGGGGCGCAGACCATGAGTGACTTCTACCTCGACCTGGTCAAGCAGACTACGCCGGTGATCGAGGTGGGCGCGGCCAAGAAGGTCACGGTGATTGTTTCCGAGGGCAAGGAACTGGAGATCAGGGACATCCGCAGTGAAGGGCTGGCCCGCCATCAACCGGGAGGAAAGCGATGA
- a CDS encoding TraV family lipoprotein, producing the protein MKGMCIGLLAMVVLSGCGPVKNAVNPYEENFRCRAKDSEGQCVDTPTAYRQARVPDPATETTSAVQDEAQGERYRAISDLLAAPETPLLNPPKILRVLLLPYRGEANELFMSRYAYLEIEPAEWVLTEVREH; encoded by the coding sequence ATGAAAGGGATGTGCATTGGCCTGCTGGCCATGGTGGTGCTGAGTGGCTGCGGTCCGGTCAAGAACGCGGTCAACCCCTACGAGGAGAACTTCCGCTGCCGGGCCAAGGACAGCGAGGGCCAGTGCGTGGACACGCCCACCGCCTACCGCCAGGCCCGGGTGCCGGATCCGGCCACCGAGACCACCAGTGCCGTGCAGGACGAGGCCCAGGGCGAGCGTTACCGGGCCATCAGCGATCTGCTGGCGGCGCCGGAGACGCCCCTGCTCAATCCGCCGAAGATCCTGCGCGTGCTCCTTCTACCCTACCGCGGTGAAGCCAACGAGCTGTTCATGAGCCGCTACGCCTACCTGGAGATCGAACCGGCCGAGTGGGTGCTCACCGAGGTTCGCGAGCACTGA
- a CDS encoding TraK domain-containing protein, protein MRTTLAVTCCLLMAAGEGLAENGVPAEVPTLVELSSREINRIVCPGPMTDLIFSEEKGLTGHFSGNNAFIKFIAEEADGKRTYPDEPSEIYAVCNGAVYTLIGTPTETSAVTVRLAATKAETVAENLERYRNLPLEKQAVQLLREGYSGAYPGSYRVSDQKEDVTLCPDLQVSLRQTVEVDGVGLRLKSFQVTSRLSTESELAEKTFLDARIGNPILAVALVEHRLQPGGSTRVLVVERKERDPGAMETLDTALSAGGE, encoded by the coding sequence ATGAGAACGACCCTGGCCGTGACCTGCTGCCTCCTGATGGCAGCCGGTGAAGGATTGGCGGAGAACGGCGTACCGGCCGAGGTACCCACCCTGGTGGAACTCTCCAGCCGGGAGATCAACCGCATCGTCTGCCCCGGCCCCATGACCGACCTGATCTTCTCCGAGGAGAAGGGACTGACCGGTCATTTCTCGGGCAACAACGCCTTCATCAAGTTCATCGCCGAGGAGGCGGACGGCAAGCGCACCTACCCTGATGAGCCGAGCGAGATCTACGCGGTGTGCAACGGCGCGGTCTACACCCTGATCGGTACCCCGACCGAGACCAGCGCGGTGACCGTGCGCCTGGCCGCGACCAAGGCTGAGACCGTGGCCGAGAACCTGGAGCGCTACCGCAACCTGCCGCTGGAGAAACAGGCCGTGCAGCTCCTGCGCGAGGGCTACAGCGGCGCCTACCCGGGCAGCTACCGGGTGAGCGACCAGAAGGAAGACGTCACTCTCTGTCCGGACCTGCAGGTCAGCCTGCGGCAGACAGTCGAGGTGGACGGGGTTGGGTTGCGGCTCAAGAGCTTTCAGGTGACCTCGCGCCTGAGCACGGAGAGCGAACTCGCGGAAAAGACCTTCCTTGACGCCCGGATCGGCAACCCGATCCTGGCCGTGGCCCTGGTCGAGCACCGGCTGCAGCCCGGCGGTTCGACCCGGGTGCTGGTGGTGGAACGCAAGGAGCGGGATCCGGGCGCCATGGAAACCCTGGACACGGCCCTGTCCGCGGGAGGCGAGTGA
- the traL gene encoding type IV conjugative transfer system protein TraL encodes MAGSSSRKFPQYLSRPFQVLWFEMDELAIFLFTLTVALVYGGLAWIAFVAIQYAYIRTKRQKPRGFLKHLLYVGGLLRMRNCPEYFQQEFHE; translated from the coding sequence ATGGCCGGTTCATCCTCCCGCAAGTTCCCCCAGTACCTCTCGCGACCCTTCCAGGTGCTGTGGTTCGAGATGGATGAGCTGGCCATCTTCCTGTTCACCCTCACCGTGGCCCTGGTCTACGGCGGGCTGGCCTGGATCGCCTTTGTGGCCATCCAGTACGCCTACATCCGGACCAAGCGGCAGAAGCCGCGCGGCTTCCTCAAGCATCTGCTCTACGTGGGCGGACTGCTGCGCATGCGCAACTGCCCGGAGTACTTCCAGCAGGAGTTTCACGAGTGA
- a CDS encoding OmpA family protein, protein MNVCTICLLLTGLLLAPAPLWARVIRPASLSLVAGPVRLAVSDTFLITGTSGSIRQACAEEATNADAPCSLPVILFPLGSTEPEPGQTDQLISGLRHCQVNPITPLVVTGHTCSLGTEATNLRLSRLRAEQVATLLRDRGYTVATVSGKGATDPVSTNPTKRHLNRRVTLVPVDQSPARPAAITNHDGA, encoded by the coding sequence ATGAACGTTTGCACCATCTGCCTGTTGCTGACCGGACTGCTACTTGCCCCCGCCCCACTGTGGGCGCGGGTGATCAGGCCGGCGAGCCTGTCCCTGGTCGCAGGACCGGTGCGGTTGGCGGTGAGCGACACCTTCCTCATCACCGGGACGAGCGGATCGATCCGGCAGGCCTGCGCCGAAGAGGCAACCAACGCGGATGCTCCGTGCTCATTGCCGGTGATCCTCTTTCCGCTGGGCAGCACCGAACCGGAACCCGGTCAAACCGACCAGCTGATTTCCGGCCTGCGCCACTGCCAGGTCAACCCGATTACACCGCTTGTGGTCACCGGTCACACCTGCAGCCTGGGCACCGAGGCAACGAATCTGCGCCTCTCCCGCCTGCGGGCCGAGCAGGTCGCCACCCTGCTCCGCGACCGCGGCTACACAGTGGCCACGGTCAGCGGCAAGGGCGCCACGGATCCGGTCAGCACCAATCCGACCAAACGACACCTGAACCGGCGGGTGACACTGGTCCCTGTGGACCAGTCGCCTGCCCGGCCGGCAGCCATAACCAACCACGACGGAGCGTAA
- a CDS encoding sigma-70 family RNA polymerase sigma factor — MMTDPTDQPRDTDQETWLTARRWVTENMRLIHWIANPYRNHMAADEDDLLQEATMAAFQALTTAENKQAAQRFVPFFRVIFKTRCLRLASGIQTVQPANDVLLDACTLEAASPLPELLAIEIDAALRGLSQREQEICRWILNQERPVNMHQAAEHFHLSRRHFSRLLHNILYQLAEAA; from the coding sequence ATGATGACCGACCCAACGGATCAGCCACGCGATACCGACCAGGAGACCTGGCTGACAGCGCGGAGGTGGGTTACCGAGAACATGCGGCTCATCCACTGGATCGCCAACCCCTACCGCAATCACATGGCAGCCGACGAGGATGACCTGCTCCAGGAGGCGACCATGGCCGCCTTCCAAGCCCTGACTACGGCTGAGAACAAACAAGCAGCGCAGCGGTTCGTGCCCTTCTTCCGGGTGATCTTCAAAACCCGATGCCTCCGGCTGGCCAGCGGCATCCAGACGGTCCAGCCGGCCAACGACGTTCTCCTGGACGCCTGCACCCTGGAGGCAGCATCACCCCTGCCTGAGCTCCTGGCGATCGAGATCGATGCGGCCCTGCGGGGACTGAGCCAGCGCGAACAGGAGATCTGCCGCTGGATCCTCAACCAGGAAAGGCCGGTCAACATGCACCAGGCTGCCGAGCACTTCCACCTTAGCCGTCGCCATTTCAGCCGTCTGCTGCACAACATCCTCTATCAGCTCGCCGAGGCTGCCTGA
- a CDS encoding type IV conjugative transfer system protein TraE, translated as MKITTYLQQSSNLFAANQLLRFLVIVLCACLVATSYLTYRAVRLQRVILIPPHMTGTVEFVQGRPSDDYLREIGQRVVSLATTYSPHTARRQFNELLVYYAPETYPEASARWYSLAGRIEESQVSSVFYPEKFSVTEDLIEVFGDLKQFTGTTRLENTTRTYRITYQVRDGRFSLLSFKEKDNPAEEQP; from the coding sequence GTGAAGATCACCACCTACCTGCAGCAGAGCAGCAACCTGTTCGCCGCCAACCAGCTGCTCCGGTTCCTGGTCATCGTGCTCTGCGCCTGCCTGGTGGCCACCTCCTACCTCACCTACCGGGCCGTGCGCCTGCAGCGGGTGATCCTCATCCCACCGCACATGACCGGCACGGTGGAGTTCGTCCAGGGACGGCCAAGCGACGACTACCTGCGCGAGATCGGCCAGCGGGTCGTCAGCCTGGCCACCACCTACTCACCGCACACGGCCCGCCGCCAGTTCAACGAACTGCTCGTCTACTACGCGCCCGAGACCTATCCCGAGGCCTCGGCCCGGTGGTACTCGCTGGCCGGGCGGATCGAGGAGTCGCAGGTCAGCTCGGTGTTCTACCCGGAGAAGTTCTCGGTGACCGAGGATCTGATCGAGGTGTTCGGCGATCTCAAGCAGTTCACCGGCACCACCCGGCTGGAGAACACCACCCGCACCTACCGGATCACCTACCAGGTGCGGGACGGCCGGTTCAGCCTGCTGAGCTTCAAGGAAAAGGACAACCCCGCGGAGGAGCAACCATGA